In Porites lutea chromosome 7, jaPorLute2.1, whole genome shotgun sequence, a single window of DNA contains:
- the LOC140944006 gene encoding NF-kappa-B-repressing factor-like — translation MFFKMASKRCIRCLWESDIQWKARSQFIETWKNHYSEERLAALSMVWANMKFLGCRYPSKTEELVKELEAKGPRISLPDKSVKKPKPLIGNFTIYEPKEGDESTNNNPVSILNESAQKSKKTISFEDLGFTEKTSLFSCAVIIADKLIAAGEGPGKKQAKRIAAEKALEILRACQPVKRLGPTSQQHQNAACVSKTDLVSKAYVTAPIISDDNIGNQLLRKMGWTGSGGIGKDCQGRTEPVMAVGTDRKFGLGCNPTQGADVTKGSVQDVLLSFISGGDQQIKFSNELSKEDRAIIHTISQRYGLKHRSYGKGQMRYLVVSKD, via the coding sequence AtgtttttcaagatggcgagcAAACGGTGCATCAGATGTCTCTGGGAGAGCGATATTCAGTGGAAGGCCAGATCTCAGTTTattgaaacatggaaaaatcaTTATTCAGAAGAACGACTTGCAGCATTGTCTATGGTCTGGGCTAACATGAAGTTCCTAGGCTGCCGATATCCGTCAAAAACAGAGGAACTTGTCAAAGAGCTTGAAGCAAAGGGACCCCGAATTTCATTGCCGGATAAATCGGTAAAGAAACCCAAACCTTTGATAGGGAATTTCACGATTTATGAACCAAAAGAAGGAGATGAAAGCACGAACAATAACCCCGTGAGTATTTTAAACGAGAGTGCACAGAAGTCAAAGAAGACAATATCTTTTGAAGATCTTGGTTTTACTGAGAAAACCTCTCTGTTTTCTTGTGCGGTGATAATCGCAGACAAACTAATTGCAGCGGGTGAAGGGCCTGGCAAAAAGCAGGCCAAGCGAATTGCTGCTGAAAAAGCTTTAGAAATTCTTCGTGCTTGTCAGCCAGTCAAACGACTTGGACCGACCTCTCAACAACATCAAAATGCTGCATGTGTGTCCAAAACAGATTTAGTGTCGAAAGCTTATGTAACGGCGCCGATTATCTCTGATGACAATATTGGCAACCAACTGCTGAGAAAAATGGGATGGACAGGAAGTGGAGGGATTGGTAAGGACTGTCAGGGTCGCACTGAGCCTGTTATGGCTGTCGGCACAGACAGAAAGTTTGGTCTGGGATGTAACCCCACTCAGGGGGCAGACGTGACAAAAGGCTCTGTCCAAGATGTCCTTCTCTCATTTATCAGTGGTGGTGACCAGCAGATTAAGTTTTCTAATGAACTATCTAAAGAGGACAGAGCAATTATTCATACCATTTCACAGCGGTATGGATTGAAGCACAGGTCTTATGGTAAAGGCCAAATGAGATATTTGGTTGTAAGTAAGGACTAA
- the LOC140944008 gene encoding uncharacterized protein — protein MTRGLIFQLRSFQKSLFLNRYRSSISNYRSQRYVLTRSIRSFNFLPFISNPWIEAINREHVLRRFSSQKIPEQHTKQDRIPADAGPHHHHTTTILQRLQELEEAFRVRGHSVLRWGLSAVIVSGFVIYIFREQLKENVADEVADVASRSLADENVIQKADEVTRAVLQDVLRDLEITKLASAFVMEVLNREDVRNAAIQLTQHVLSDPSTGKKIAELAKNTLSDLLTNDETRVLLLSYIKSLILDQDTRDACKVLLEDLVKDPEVKGFMAASVGELVTSSVVKNSAAELGKSVTHEVVNDVKIQQETGNFLWSTVKKTLTPGWFG, from the exons ATGACCAGAGGTTTGATCTTTCAGCTCCGCAGTTTTCAGAAATCCCTATTTTTGAACAGATACCGGTCTAGCATTTCGAATTATAGGAGCCAAAGATACGTCTTAACACGAAGTATTCGTTCTTTCAACTTTCTTCCGTTCATCTCGAACCCATGGATAGAGGCGATAAACAGGGAGCATGTACTAAGGAGATTTTCCAGCCAGAAAATCCCAGAACAACACACAAAACAGGATCGGATTCCTGCAGATGCTGGGCCTCATCACCATCACACTACCACGATATTACAGAGACTGCAAGAGTTAGAGGAGGCGTTTCGCGTCAGGGGACACTCTGTATTGAGATGGGGATTGAGTGCTGTTATTGTGTCTGGGTtcgttatttacatttttcgtgaacagttaaaagaaaatgtcGCTGATGAAGTGGCGGACGTCGCCAGCAGATCACTGG CTGATGAAAACGTCATACAAAAGGCCGATGAAGTCACGCGAGCAGTCCTTCAAGACGTTCTTCGTGACCTGGAAATCACAAAGCTGGCCAGTGCGTTTGTGATGGAAGTACTTAACAGAGAAGACGTAAGAAATGCGGCCATACAGTTGACTCAACACGTACTCAGCGATCCATCAACAGGAAAAAAGATCGCGGAACTTGCTAAGAACACGCTTTCGGATCTGTTAACGAATGACGAAACCCGAGTTTTGTTGCTTAGTTACATTAAATCACTGATTTTAGACCAGGACACAAGAGATGCGTGCAAAGTGCTTCTAGAAGATCTGGTCAAGGACCCTGAAGTCAAAGGCTTCATGGCGGCTTCTGTGGGCGAACTTGTTACTTCTTCTGTTGTGAAAAACAGCGCAGCCGAACTGGGCAAAAGTGTAACGCATGAAGTTGTCAACGATGTGAAAATTCAGCAGGAAACTGGAAACTTTCTGTGGAGTACTGTGAAGAAAACGCTCACTCCTGGATGGTTTGGTTAG
- the LOC140942893 gene encoding E3 ubiquitin-protein ligase RNF217-like, whose translation MEIIGRNPGINPRNSDLLVLCSICLEDVHENRTTIHRQCDGKFCDSCFGAYIRLQITQGKWEVECANCSLLLSEEIIQRFLQDYPLLQEHFARLLADAYTDPLIKTCPNCCVLTRVKKEQTKHLVCSECHFDWCFSCHAPWHKGMNCKDFKRGSKLFKAWTKSTTEGTKNARRCPKCKVFIQRLEGCDQMSCPRCRTQFCYLCGERIVHSRILGGHWSIYSVLGCRYIYKHNQPVQRKIIRGLFMSIVLTSLPILAVMFLAVSPAYGVYYLHKYIRRH comes from the coding sequence ATGGAAATAATTGGAAGAAATCCAGGAATAAATCCTAGAAATTCGGATTTACTTGTATTATGCTCGATTTGTCTGGAGGACGTCCATGAAAATCGAACAACCATTCATCGCCAATGTGACGGAAAATTCTGTGATTCGTGCTTTGGGGCCTATATACGACTGCAAATAACCCAGGGGAAATGGGAGGTGGAATGCGCCAACTGCAGCTTATTGTTATCGGAGGAAATTATTCAGCGCTTCTTGCAAGACTACCCGTTACTCCAAGAACATTTTGCCCGCCTTTTGGCAGACGCATATACAGATCCCCTAATAAAAACCTGCCCCAACTGCTGCGTGTTGACGCGCGTGAAAAAGGAACAAACGAAGCATTTAGTCTGCTCAGAATGCCATTTCGATTGGTGTTTCTCATGTCACGCTCCATGGCACAAGGGAATGAACTGCAAAGACTTCAAACGCGGCAGCAAGTTGTTCAAAGCGTGGACAAAGAGTACCACTGAAGGAACCAAAAATGCTCGACGCTGCCCCAAATGCAAGGTCTTTATTCAGAGATTAGAAGGGTGTGATCAAATGTCCTGCCCGCGCTGTCGAACCCAGTTCTGTTATCTATGCGGCGAGCGCATCGTTCATAGTAGAATTTTGGGGGGTCATTGGAGTATTTACAGTGTTTTAGGTTGCAGATATATCTACAAACACAACCAACCAGTGCAGAGAAAGATAATAAGGGGACTTTTCATGAGTATCGTGTTAACATCGCTGCCTATTTTGGCTGTAATGTTTCTAGCTGTGTCACCAGCATACGGAGTTTATTACTTACACAAGTATATCCGTAGGCACTGA